The Euphorbia lathyris chromosome 3, ddEupLath1.1, whole genome shotgun sequence genome contains a region encoding:
- the LOC136224796 gene encoding GDSL esterase/lipase APG has protein sequence MDTTTSSFCFFLVVFSLLKNGFAQDTVVPAVVIFGDSAVDVGNNNYLPTLFKANYPPYGRDFANHQPTGRFCNGKLATDITAETLGFTTYPAAYLSPDASGKRLLIGANFASAASGYDDKAAMLNHAITLPQQLQYFREYKGKLAKVAGSNTTQTIIEGALYLLSAGSSDFLQNYYVNPLLNKAYTPDQYGSYLIDSFTAFVKGLYGQGARRIGVTSLPPLGCLPAARTLFGYQQSGCISNINTDAQQFNKKVNAAATKLKKQLPDLKIVIFDIFQPLYDLVKSPSASGFAEAKRGCCGTGTVETTVFLCNAKSPGTCSNATQYVFWDSVHPSQAANQVLADALIVQGFALL, from the exons ATGGACACCACCACCTCTTCTTTCTGCTTCTTTTTAGTAGTTTTTTCACTTCTTAAAAATGGGTTTGCACAAGATACAGTAGTTCCTGCTGTTGTTATATTTGGTGATTCAGCTGTTGATGTAGGGAATAATAACTATTTACCTACCCTTTTTAAGGCTAATTATCCTCCTTATGGAAGAGATTTTGCTAATCATCAACCTACTGGGAGGTTCTGTAATGGGAAATTAGCTACTGATATTACTG CTGAAACTCTGGGATTTACAACTTATCCAGCAGCATATTTGAGCCCAGATGCATCTGGGAAAAGGCTTCTTATTGGAGCAAACTTTGCTTCTGCTGCTTCTGGTTATGATGACAAAGCTGCTATGCTCAAT CATGCAATTACATTACCTCAGCAGTTGCAGTACTTCAGGGAGTACAAGGGCAAACTCGCCAAGGTAGCCGGCAGTAATACAACCCAAACAATAATAGAGGGTGCATTATACCTTCTAAGCGCAGGAAGCAGCGATTTCCTCCAGAACTACTACGTCAACCCCCTCCTCAACAAAGCCTACACCCCTGACCAATACGGCTCATACCTTATCGATTCCTTCACAGCCTTCGTCAAGGGATTATACGGGCAGGGCGCTAGAAGAATCGGCGTAACATCACTGCCACCACTAGGATGCCTTCCAGCAGCCCGAACATTGTTCGGGTACCAGCAGAGCGGATGCATTTCGAACATAAACACCGACGCCCAGCAGTTCAACAAGAAGGTCAATGCAGCTGCTACAAAACTGAAAAAACAACTTCCTGATCTTAAGATTGTTATCTTTGACATATTCCAGCCGCTCTATGACCTTGTTAAATCCCCTTCAGCTTCGGGATTTGCTGAGGCCAAAAGGGGCTGCTGCGGGACGGGAACAGTTGAGACAACGGTGTTTTTGTGCAATGCAAAGTCACCAGGAACATGCTCCAATGCTACACAGTATGTGTTTTGGGACAGTGTTCACCCTTCTCAAGCTGCTAATCAAGTTCTTGCTGATGCTTTGATCGTTCAAGGATTCGCCCTCCTTTGA